A stretch of Lathyrus oleraceus cultivar Zhongwan6 chromosome 6, CAAS_Psat_ZW6_1.0, whole genome shotgun sequence DNA encodes these proteins:
- the LOC127095952 gene encoding cytochrome P450 94C1: MDQLEPLSTNNSLVFSLITSLIITSILIIFFTSIFPYLTSCFHKLFSTSLFCSCEICQAYLTSSWSKDFNNLCDWYSHLLQKSPTKTIHIHVLRNTITANCENLEYILKTNFENYPKGKPFSSILGDFLGRGIFNVDGELWKFQKKMASLELNKNSIRSFAFEVVNNEIHHRLIPLLKNQNEVALDLQDVFKRFSFDSICRFSFGLDPMCLEKSLPMSDFALSFDLASKLSAERAMVVSPLIWKIKRFFNMGSEKELKKSINIINMLAKVVINQKRKMGFSNHQDLLSRFMSTTIHDDMFLRDIVISFLLAGRDTVASSLTSFFWLLAKNREVESEILSEAERVIGVGNNFGVTNFEQLSKLHYLQAAAYESMRLYPPIQFDSKFCLVDDVLPDGTRVKSGTRVTYHPYAMGRLEELWGEDCLEFKPQRWLKDGVFQPTNQFKYPIFQAGLRVCIGKEMALMELKSVAISLLRKFRFELEETSSTTTTLGCDNPRFSPGLTATFAFGLPVFVRERGTDCEA, from the coding sequence ATGGATCAACTTGAACCTTTATCCACCAATAATTCTCTAGTTTTTTCACTCATCACCTCCTTGATCATTACTTCAATCCTAATCATTTTTTTCACTAGTATTTTCCCATATCTCACATCATGTTTCCACAAACTCTTTAGTACTAGTCTCTTTTGTAGTTGTGAAATTTGCCAAGCTTATCTAACATCAAGTTGGTCAAAAGATTTCAACAATCTTTGTGATTGGTATTCTCATCTCCTACAAAAATCACCAACAAAAACCATTCACATACATGTGTTAAGAAACACAATAACCGCAAATTGTGAAAACCTTGAGTACATACTCAAAACAAACTTCGAAAACTACCCAAAAGGAAAACCTTTCTCATCAATCCTTGGTGATTTTCTTGGCCGTGGCATCTTCAACGTGGATGGTGAACTATGGAAGTTTCAAAAGAAGATGGCAAGCTTAGAACTCAACAAAAACTCCATAAGATCCTTTGCTTTTGAAGTTGTCAACAACGAAATCCATCACCGTCTCATCCCTCTACTCAAAAACCAAAACGAGGTAGCTTTGGATTTGCAAGACGTTTTCAAGAGATTCTCTTTCGATAGTATCTGTAGATTTTCCTTCGGTTTAGACCCTATGTGTTTAGAAAAATCACTACCCATGTCGGATTTCGCTCTTTCTTTCGATCTAGCATCAAAACTATCGGCAGAAAGAGCCATGGTTGTGTCTCCACTAATATGGAAAATCAAAAGATTCTTCAACATGGGTAGTGAGAAAGAGTTGAAAAAAAGCATCAATATCATTAACATGTTAGCCAAAGTTGTTATAAACCAAAAAAGAAAAATGGGTTTTTCCAATCATCAAGATTTGTTATCAAGATTCATGAGTACAACAATTCACGACGACATGTTTCTCAGAGACATAGTCATAAGTTTCTTATTAGCCGGTCGTGACACCGTAGCGTCATCGCTCACAAGTTTCTTTTGGTTATTAGCGAAAAACCGTGAAGTCGAGTCAGAGATTTTGTCAGAAGCTGAACGAGTAATAGGAGTAGGAAACAACTTTGGAGTAACGAATTTCGAGCAACTTAGCAAGTTACATTATTTACAAGCTGCAGCATATGAGAGTATGAGACTTTATCCACCGATTCAATTTGACTCAAAGTTTTGTTTGGTGGATGATGTTTTACCAGACGGTACGAGAGTGAAAAGTGGAACTAGGGTTACTTATCATCCTTATGCAATGGGTAGGTTGGAGGAATTATGGGGTGAAGATTGTTTGGAGTTTAAGCCTCAAAGGTGGTTGAAAGATGGTGTGTTTCAACCTACAAATCAGTTCAAGTATCCTATTTTTCAAGCTGGGTTGAGGGTTTGTATTGGTAAAGAAATGGCTTTGATGGAACTTAAAAGTGTGGCAATTTCTTTGCTTAGAAAGTTTCGTTTTGAGTTGGAGgaaacatcatcaacaacaacaacgttgGGTTGTGATAATCCTAGATTCTCTCCTGGTCTTACTGCCACTTTTGCTTTTGGTCTACCTGTGTTTGTTCGTGAAAGAGGAACCGATTGTGAAGCATAG